In Archangium violaceum, the following are encoded in one genomic region:
- a CDS encoding sensor histidine kinase, which translates to MQVPSGTARRLSLALAALVSLFVVSSLLVLVHMREIHSRLVEMQARQHAVRSALEVASAIRDSYAHQAHTLILGNDSHLHFYETAAQRVNRLTQVMKAQASEPEEQAWVADIERAQRSLDTLFREALLPAVLSGRKEDMDREHGRALGLVSQMEERTDRLVSHFNRSVDEAEARVSELQSSAFQWTLFFLVGAPLLAMGVGVYVVRSVARPVARLREGAARLAAGDMHARIDITTPDEFGELAHQFNAMTAALREHQERLVQSEKLAGIGRLAAGVAHEINNPLTVILGYVGMMKKKAEGSLREDLQVIEDEAVRSRDIVEDLLALSRPLPAEPEPVDLRALCEEVVERLRQGGQLGAVRVDVEGEARTAGHLTKLRQVVLNLIRNAVDACGAEGRVRVLLAQTEKGAELHVEDTGPGLSVTARERLFEPFFTTKPSGTGLGLAISQSIVQAHGGNLEAAAGTGPGAHFTVWLPATQPGRA; encoded by the coding sequence ATGCAGGTCCCCTCAGGCACCGCCCGACGTCTCAGCCTGGCCCTCGCCGCCCTGGTTTCCCTCTTCGTGGTCTCCTCCCTCCTCGTCCTCGTCCATATGCGGGAGATCCATTCCCGCCTGGTCGAGATGCAGGCGCGGCAGCATGCCGTCCGCTCGGCGCTCGAGGTGGCCAGCGCCATCCGGGACTCCTACGCGCACCAGGCCCATACCCTCATCCTGGGCAACGACAGCCACCTGCACTTCTATGAGACGGCCGCCCAACGGGTGAACCGGCTGACGCAGGTGATGAAGGCGCAGGCCTCGGAGCCCGAGGAGCAGGCCTGGGTGGCCGACATCGAGCGCGCACAGCGGTCGCTGGACACCCTCTTCCGCGAGGCGCTCCTGCCCGCGGTGCTGTCGGGAAGGAAGGAGGACATGGACCGCGAGCATGGCCGGGCGCTCGGGCTCGTGTCCCAGATGGAGGAGCGCACGGACCGGCTGGTGAGCCACTTCAACCGCTCGGTGGACGAGGCCGAGGCCCGTGTGAGCGAGCTCCAGAGCTCCGCCTTCCAGTGGACCCTGTTCTTCCTGGTGGGCGCGCCGCTGCTGGCCATGGGCGTGGGCGTCTATGTCGTCCGCTCCGTGGCCCGGCCCGTGGCCCGGCTGCGCGAGGGCGCGGCGCGGCTGGCCGCGGGAGACATGCACGCACGCATCGACATCACGACCCCCGACGAGTTCGGCGAGCTGGCCCACCAGTTCAACGCCATGACGGCGGCGCTGCGCGAGCATCAGGAGCGGCTGGTGCAGAGCGAGAAGCTCGCGGGCATCGGCCGGCTGGCGGCGGGCGTGGCCCATGAGATCAACAACCCGCTCACCGTCATCCTCGGCTATGTGGGCATGATGAAGAAGAAGGCGGAGGGGAGCCTGCGCGAGGACCTCCAGGTCATCGAGGACGAGGCGGTGCGCAGCCGTGACATCGTCGAGGACCTGCTCGCGCTCTCGCGCCCCCTCCCCGCCGAGCCGGAGCCGGTGGACCTGCGCGCCTTGTGCGAGGAGGTGGTGGAGCGGCTGCGGCAGGGAGGCCAGCTCGGAGCCGTGCGGGTGGACGTCGAAGGCGAGGCGCGCACCGCGGGACACCTGACGAAGCTGCGCCAGGTGGTGCTCAACCTGATTCGCAACGCGGTGGACGCCTGCGGAGCGGAGGGACGGGTGCGGGTGCTCCTGGCGCAGACGGAGAAGGGCGCCGAGCTGCACGTGGAGGACACGGGCCCGGGCCTGAGCGTCACGGCGCGCGAGCGCCTCTTCGAGCCCTTCTTCACCACGAAGCCCAGTGGGACGGGACTGGGCCTCGCCATCAGTCAGAGCATCGTGCAGGCGCACGGTGGCAACCTGGAGGCCGCCGCCGGTACGGGGCCCGGTGCACACTTCACCGTGTGGCTGCCCGCCACGCAGCCAGGGAGGGCGTGA
- a CDS encoding TolC family protein — protein MQPTHDISRSVLASGWRRSPRGHLALVLVLLSPLVALAREETRTPVTRAAPASALPTDATLEQLLAEALEARPELRQAEAQVRAARERVPQAGALPDPVLQVGIQNDGFDGLMIGEMEGSYISIMASQALPFPGKRALRTEVARLGATAVSARVARARLSIEAEVRRGYLDLLLTRERLVLLDRLQALWKQSADMARIRYETGEGAQSDLLRAQLELNRLRQRQLALRAEERVRVQSLNRQSGRPLDEPLPTTTRVRDVGVPELGDREAAERDSLERSPELAERRALMAQAEQQMALARRERLPDFTVSAGVMPRGGDFPPMWQASVGVNLPVFSGRMRSRVVAESGAQTESTTHAVAALEQDLRLRVRERLIALEALRDTVAIYRDGLLMQSAATAESTLTQYRVGRASFASVLEANTGIIRDEEDYLRTLVDAQRLAIAQAEVSLEPVASMGGGGQGAGGMPGAGSAPSASARGAAPAGSAPGAAPSTSSSMSGM, from the coding sequence GTGCAACCCACTCACGACATCTCCCGGTCTGTCCTCGCCTCGGGCTGGCGGCGCTCCCCGCGAGGGCACCTGGCTCTCGTGCTGGTGCTGCTCTCGCCGCTGGTGGCGCTCGCGCGGGAGGAGACTCGCACGCCGGTCACTCGAGCGGCTCCCGCATCGGCGCTGCCGACGGACGCGACGCTGGAGCAGCTCCTCGCGGAAGCCCTCGAGGCGCGCCCGGAGTTGCGCCAGGCGGAGGCCCAGGTGCGGGCCGCTCGGGAGCGTGTCCCCCAGGCGGGAGCCCTGCCGGATCCGGTGCTGCAGGTGGGCATCCAGAACGACGGCTTCGACGGACTCATGATCGGCGAGATGGAGGGCAGCTACATCAGCATCATGGCCTCCCAGGCACTGCCCTTCCCGGGAAAGCGCGCGCTGCGCACCGAAGTGGCCCGGCTCGGCGCCACGGCCGTGTCGGCGCGGGTGGCGCGAGCGCGGCTGTCCATCGAGGCCGAGGTGCGCCGGGGCTACCTCGACCTGCTGCTGACGCGCGAGCGGCTCGTGCTGCTGGACCGGCTGCAGGCGCTCTGGAAGCAGTCCGCCGACATGGCCCGCATCCGCTACGAGACGGGCGAGGGGGCCCAGTCGGACCTGCTGCGTGCCCAGCTCGAGCTCAACCGGCTGCGCCAGCGCCAGCTGGCCCTGCGCGCCGAGGAGCGCGTCCGTGTGCAGTCCCTGAACCGGCAGAGCGGCCGGCCCCTGGATGAGCCCCTCCCCACCACCACGCGCGTGCGCGACGTGGGAGTGCCGGAGCTCGGCGACCGCGAAGCCGCGGAACGGGACTCGCTCGAGCGAAGCCCCGAGCTGGCCGAGAGGCGTGCGTTGATGGCGCAGGCGGAGCAGCAGATGGCGCTGGCGCGCCGTGAACGCCTGCCCGACTTCACCGTGAGCGCGGGGGTGATGCCCCGGGGCGGCGACTTCCCTCCCATGTGGCAGGCCAGCGTTGGCGTCAACCTGCCCGTCTTCTCCGGGAGGATGCGGAGCCGCGTGGTGGCCGAGAGCGGTGCCCAGACAGAGTCCACGACCCACGCGGTGGCCGCGCTGGAGCAGGATCTCCGCCTGCGGGTCCGGGAGCGCCTCATCGCCCTGGAGGCGCTGCGCGACACGGTGGCGATCTACCGTGACGGTCTCTTGATGCAATCGGCGGCGACCGCCGAGAGCACCCTGACGCAGTACCGGGTGGGGCGCGCCTCGTTCGCCTCGGTGCTGGAAGCCAACACCGGCATCATCCGCGACGAGGAGGACTATCTGCGGACGCTCGTCGACGCGCAGCGCCTCGCCATCGCCCAGGCCGAGGTGAGCCTGGAGCCCGTGGCGTCGATGGGCGGCGGTGGTCAGGGCGCGGGCGGAATGCCCGGGGCGGGGAGCGCCCCCTCCGCTTCCGCGCGTGGCGCCGCTCCAGCGGGGAGTGCTCCCGGTGCGGCCCCCTCAACCTCTTCCTCCATGTCGGGGATGTAG